A window of Pseudodesulfovibrio hydrargyri contains these coding sequences:
- a CDS encoding phage regulatory CII family protein, with product MFEKNLTKKMQDLVLEGHIPAKEVSRVIKKPYSTLLRELNPFDAHAKLGAETMFEIVKATRNISVLEFMARELGYTLRPLDGLQHTRQGIKPRHAHEQEATM from the coding sequence ATGTTCGAGAAGAATCTGACCAAGAAGATGCAGGACCTCGTCCTGGAAGGACACATCCCGGCAAAAGAGGTGTCTCGGGTGATCAAGAAGCCGTATTCGACGCTGCTTCGCGAGCTCAATCCCTTTGACGCGCACGCCAAACTGGGGGCGGAAACCATGTTCGAGATCGTCAAGGCGACACGCAACATCTCGGTCCTCGAATTCATGGCGCGCGAACTGGGCTACACGCTCAGGCCACTCGACGGCCTGCAGCACACCAGGCAGGGCATCAAGCCCCGCCACGCCCACGAGCAGGAGGCGACCATGTGA
- a CDS encoding SpoIIE family protein phosphatase → MKRYPIAFKLTFLILSCAFVIVTAIVAYNYISSRDIILRQAEDNSRLLVAGTAGRIDSVLSGVQKVAENVAFALEDATLTKREIIELNRRVLANNPEIYGMGLAFEPYSLEPDHLYFAPYYFRSGGRIGFSMLGDAKYRYFHMDWYQIPKELGRSTWTEPYFDQGGGGVPMATYSVPFYRTVNGKTAFTGVVTADVSLAWLQKLVGSIRLYDSGYAFLLSRHGTFITHPDERLVMNQTIFSLAEERDSGELRELGQRMLSGKAAFMPVGTLLSSKDSYMFSDGLKYGGWSLGVVFPRDEMLADVFRLSKSMIVIGVVGFVLLVLVTVGIARRITRPLCELSDSAREIASGNLDLMLPEIRANDEVGDLAESFKHMKTSLKEFIRDLTDTTAAKERIESELRIAREIQMGILPKLFPAFPDRREFEVFASIEPAKEVGGDLYDFFFVDETHFCFLVGDVSGKGVPAAFFMAVTKTLLKVVAERGLDPGDILTRVNADLSSENESCMFVTLFLAIIDIESGETRYANAGHNPPMFLPCGGKPEWIPPLGEPVAGIMEGMEYSTKVMTLKPGDLLFIYTDGVTEAMDPDGGLFGDDRLMAMLSAEKEPFAPKLVKDVGGAIRVFARGAEQSDDITMLAMQFMGKCEP, encoded by the coding sequence ATGAAACGGTACCCCATCGCCTTCAAGCTGACCTTCCTGATCCTGTCCTGCGCCTTCGTCATCGTGACCGCCATCGTGGCCTACAACTACATCTCCTCGCGCGACATCATCCTGCGCCAGGCCGAGGACAATTCCCGCCTGCTCGTGGCCGGGACCGCCGGGCGCATCGATTCGGTCCTGTCCGGAGTGCAGAAGGTGGCCGAGAACGTCGCCTTCGCCCTGGAGGACGCCACCCTGACCAAGCGGGAGATCATCGAACTGAACCGAAGGGTGTTGGCCAACAACCCGGAGATATACGGCATGGGCCTCGCCTTCGAGCCGTATTCCCTGGAGCCGGACCATCTCTATTTCGCGCCCTACTACTTCCGCTCCGGCGGGCGCATCGGCTTCTCCATGCTCGGCGACGCCAAGTACCGCTATTTCCACATGGACTGGTACCAGATTCCCAAGGAATTGGGCCGCAGCACCTGGACCGAGCCGTATTTCGACCAAGGGGGCGGCGGCGTGCCCATGGCCACCTACTCGGTACCATTCTACCGCACGGTGAACGGCAAGACCGCGTTCACGGGCGTGGTCACGGCGGACGTCTCCCTGGCCTGGCTCCAGAAACTCGTCGGCTCCATCCGCCTGTACGACTCGGGCTACGCCTTCCTGCTGTCCCGGCACGGCACCTTCATCACCCATCCTGACGAAAGGCTGGTCATGAACCAGACCATCTTCTCCCTGGCCGAGGAACGAGACTCCGGGGAACTGCGCGAGCTGGGCCAGCGCATGCTCTCGGGCAAGGCGGCGTTCATGCCCGTGGGCACGCTCCTGTCGTCCAAGGACAGCTACATGTTCAGCGACGGCCTCAAGTACGGCGGCTGGTCCCTGGGCGTGGTCTTCCCCCGCGACGAGATGCTGGCCGACGTCTTCCGCCTGTCCAAATCCATGATCGTCATTGGCGTGGTCGGCTTCGTGCTCCTGGTCCTGGTCACCGTGGGCATCGCCCGGCGCATCACCCGCCCCCTGTGCGAACTGTCCGATTCCGCCCGCGAGATCGCCTCGGGCAACCTGGACCTCATGCTCCCGGAAATCCGGGCCAACGACGAGGTCGGCGACCTGGCCGAATCCTTCAAGCACATGAAGACCTCCCTCAAGGAGTTCATCCGCGACCTGACCGACACCACGGCGGCCAAGGAGCGCATCGAGTCCGAGCTGCGCATCGCCCGCGAGATCCAGATGGGCATCCTGCCCAAGCTCTTCCCGGCCTTCCCGGACCGCCGCGAGTTCGAGGTCTTCGCCTCCATCGAGCCCGCCAAGGAGGTGGGCGGCGACCTGTACGACTTCTTCTTCGTTGACGAGACCCACTTCTGCTTCCTGGTGGGCGACGTGTCCGGCAAGGGCGTACCCGCCGCCTTCTTCATGGCCGTGACCAAGACCCTGCTCAAGGTCGTGGCCGAGCGCGGCCTGGACCCCGGCGACATCCTCACCCGGGTCAACGCGGACCTGTCCTCGGAAAACGAATCGTGCATGTTCGTGACCCTGTTCCTGGCCATCATCGACATCGAGAGCGGCGAGACCCGCTATGCCAACGCGGGCCACAACCCGCCCATGTTCCTGCCCTGCGGCGGCAAGCCCGAGTGGATCCCTCCCCTGGGCGAGCCCGTGGCCGGGATCATGGAGGGCATGGAGTATTCCACCAAGGTCATGACGCTGAAGCCGGGCGACCTGCTGTTCATCTACACCGACGGCGTGACCGAGGCCATGGACCCGGACGGCGGCCTGTTCGGCGACGACCGGCTCATGGCCATGCTCTCCGCCGAAAAGGAGCCCTTCGCCCCCAAGCTGGTCAAGGACGTGGGCGGGGCCATCCGCGTGTTCGCCAGAGGCGCGGAGCAATCCGACGACATCACCATGCTGGCCATGCAGTTCATGGGCAAGTGCGAGCCGTGA
- a CDS encoding methyl-accepting chemotaxis protein, whose product MRSLSAKFLVPALLLILLCMTILASIIYFKTAGSARANAEALNDAKLTSVVSLIETWCDGVDKALTMVVDSEYVKMATDNQLASKEVLEKATSILEEALQTDNILIRMHILNKDGLVVASADPATVGVDLSNRKYFKEAIVSTGTYFSYPLISSVTGRAVVLALHTIRVNGQVTGVILTDINIDTFADRFIKNISVGKSGYIYITDSDGLVLSHKDNSLVGKANVIKDFPWGKEVMGQESGSVDYEFGGQRRLTYFKKSDELGWMVFSTALYDDFFRESITLTKIIVISCITIIILMGIGIFFILRRNVIKPIKLIQKTTAEIAEGDLSVELNVNQKDEIGALASALNSMIERLGDVIGKSKTIAENVSAGSSALSNASTSLSEGAAKQAASIEEMSASLEQITASISQNSENAHRTDSIASKSASVAEQGGAAVNKTVTAMRDIAEKISIVEEIARQTNLLALNAAIEAARAGEHGKGFAVVAAEVRKLAERSGAAASEISELSASSVAVAENAGKMLAEMLPDIQQTAELVQSISVTSGEQNAGAQQVNTAVQGLNDVTQQNASASEEVASTADELASQATSLEQAISFFRIDSKHTGATTSVVPATRGASRAKPAAIGHDGIRNNEDSFERF is encoded by the coding sequence ATGCGCTCGCTTTCAGCTAAATTTCTTGTTCCGGCCTTGCTCTTGATCTTGTTGTGCATGACTATATTGGCATCAATCATCTATTTTAAAACTGCAGGCTCAGCCAGAGCGAATGCAGAAGCCTTGAATGACGCGAAATTGACGTCCGTCGTTTCTCTGATTGAAACGTGGTGCGACGGCGTGGACAAGGCCCTAACCATGGTCGTCGATTCCGAATATGTCAAAATGGCGACCGACAACCAGCTGGCATCCAAGGAAGTATTGGAAAAGGCTACTTCGATATTGGAAGAAGCTCTTCAGACGGACAATATTCTGATCAGGATGCACATCCTGAACAAGGATGGCTTGGTCGTCGCCAGTGCAGACCCAGCCACCGTTGGCGTCGACTTGTCCAACAGAAAATATTTCAAGGAAGCGATTGTCTCCACAGGCACCTATTTTTCCTATCCGCTGATAAGCAGCGTCACCGGCCGGGCCGTGGTGCTGGCCCTGCATACCATTCGGGTCAATGGTCAAGTTACCGGCGTCATATTGACCGACATCAATATAGACACCTTTGCCGATCGCTTTATTAAGAACATATCCGTCGGAAAATCCGGTTACATCTATATCACCGACAGTGACGGACTGGTCTTGTCGCACAAAGATAATTCTCTTGTTGGCAAGGCGAATGTCATCAAGGATTTCCCGTGGGGCAAAGAGGTCATGGGCCAGGAGTCGGGAAGCGTCGACTATGAGTTCGGAGGGCAACGCCGGCTGACTTACTTCAAAAAGTCCGACGAGTTGGGGTGGATGGTATTCTCGACCGCCCTCTATGACGATTTCTTTAGGGAATCAATCACCCTGACCAAAATCATCGTCATTTCATGCATCACCATTATCATTCTGATGGGGATTGGCATATTCTTCATACTCCGGCGCAATGTCATCAAGCCGATCAAGTTAATCCAGAAGACCACTGCCGAAATCGCTGAAGGCGATCTCAGTGTCGAGTTGAATGTCAATCAGAAAGATGAAATCGGCGCCTTGGCATCGGCCCTCAATTCCATGATCGAGAGATTGGGAGATGTCATAGGCAAATCAAAGACTATCGCCGAGAATGTCTCGGCCGGCAGCAGTGCGCTGAGCAACGCCTCCACGTCTCTTTCCGAGGGCGCCGCGAAGCAGGCCGCATCCATAGAAGAGATGTCCGCCTCTCTGGAACAGATTACCGCCAGCATCAGCCAGAACTCCGAGAATGCCCACCGGACGGACTCCATTGCATCGAAATCCGCTTCGGTCGCGGAACAAGGGGGCGCGGCCGTCAATAAGACCGTGACGGCCATGCGCGACATTGCTGAAAAAATATCCATTGTGGAGGAAATCGCCAGGCAGACCAACCTGCTCGCCTTGAACGCGGCCATAGAGGCGGCACGCGCCGGAGAGCACGGCAAAGGCTTTGCGGTGGTGGCGGCTGAAGTCCGCAAGTTGGCAGAGCGCAGCGGTGCCGCGGCATCGGAAATCAGTGAGCTGTCCGCATCAAGCGTGGCTGTAGCCGAAAATGCCGGGAAGATGCTGGCCGAGATGCTGCCTGACATCCAGCAAACGGCCGAGCTGGTGCAGTCCATCTCCGTCACCAGCGGCGAACAGAACGCAGGAGCCCAACAGGTCAATACGGCTGTACAGGGACTCAATGACGTAACCCAGCAGAACGCCTCCGCCTCCGAGGAAGTGGCCTCGACCGCCGATGAACTGGCGTCGCAGGCGACCTCTCTGGAGCAGGCGATTTCCTTCTTCCGTATCGATAGTAAGCACACTGGAGCCACAACCTCCGTTGTGCCGGCAACGCGCGGAGCTTCCCGGGCGAAGCCTGCCGCCATCGGTCATGACGGAATCCGGAATAATGAAGACAGCTTTGAACGTTTCTAG
- a CDS encoding ABC transporter substrate-binding protein encodes MTRALAALGLALLYAALALPASPARAQDLEKASIILQWLPQAQFAGYYVAKDKGFYAEEGIDLAILPGGPDILASDWLEDGRADFATLFLTTGLQRRESMPLVNIGQIVQHSALMLIAKKASGIRSFKDLDGRKIGLWDNEFQIQARALFSREHISVTVVTQTTSLDLFMRGGVAACSAMWYNEYHTLLTYGLDEADLQPLFFNDAGLNFPEDGIYCLEKTAAERPELCGGLVRATLKGWRYAFAHKDEALNIVLARMAEAKVPASRAHQRWMLDRMEDVTMTDDGAMGVLRPGDFDRVAKALTDTGFVDAAPAYGDFYKGTAR; translated from the coding sequence ATGACCCGCGCCCTTGCGGCACTCGGCCTGGCGCTCCTGTACGCCGCCCTCGCGCTGCCCGCGTCTCCGGCCCGGGCGCAGGACCTGGAAAAGGCGTCCATCATCCTGCAATGGCTGCCCCAGGCCCAGTTCGCGGGCTATTACGTGGCCAAGGACAAGGGGTTCTACGCAGAGGAGGGCATCGATCTTGCCATCCTGCCCGGCGGCCCGGACATCCTGGCCAGCGACTGGCTCGAGGACGGCCGGGCGGACTTCGCCACCCTGTTCCTGACCACCGGGCTGCAGCGCCGCGAGTCCATGCCCCTGGTCAATATCGGCCAGATCGTCCAGCACTCGGCGCTCATGCTCATCGCCAAAAAGGCCTCGGGCATACGCAGCTTCAAGGATCTGGACGGCAGGAAGATCGGGCTGTGGGACAACGAATTCCAGATCCAGGCGCGGGCCCTGTTCAGCAGGGAGCACATCAGCGTCACCGTGGTCACGCAGACCACGTCCCTCGACCTCTTCATGCGCGGCGGCGTGGCCGCCTGCTCGGCCATGTGGTACAATGAATACCACACCCTGCTGACCTACGGCCTGGACGAGGCCGACCTCCAGCCCCTGTTCTTCAACGACGCGGGGTTGAACTTCCCGGAAGACGGCATCTACTGTCTGGAGAAGACCGCCGCCGAGCGCCCGGAGTTGTGCGGCGGGCTGGTCCGGGCCACTCTCAAGGGGTGGCGCTACGCCTTTGCCCACAAGGACGAGGCCCTGAACATCGTCCTTGCGCGCATGGCCGAGGCCAAGGTCCCGGCCAGCCGGGCGCACCAGCGCTGGATGCTCGACCGCATGGAGGACGTGACCATGACCGACGACGGGGCCATGGGCGTGCTGCGCCCCGGGGACTTCGACCGGGTGGCCAAGGCCCTGACCGACACCGGGTTCGTGGACGCCGCCCCGGCCTACGGGGACTTCTACAAGGGGACTGCGCGATGA
- a CDS encoding YqiA/YcfP family alpha/beta fold hydrolase, with the protein MPDCRLLWCHGSLSQPWGAKSLALADVAEEFGLTMEGPDFSDLADPDERVERLVSLLAEDDRPAILAGSSMGGYVAAAASMRARVPAAFLLAPAFYFPGYAVHVFPNLPGRVTVVHGWNDDVVPVDNAIRFAKTHRATLHVLADGHRLEGSTETLCILFARFLARTMADLEEGA; encoded by the coding sequence ATGCCTGATTGCCGTCTGTTGTGGTGTCACGGCTCCCTGAGCCAGCCCTGGGGGGCCAAGAGCCTGGCCCTGGCCGACGTGGCCGAGGAGTTCGGCCTGACCATGGAGGGCCCTGATTTCAGCGACCTCGCCGACCCGGACGAGCGGGTGGAACGCCTCGTGTCCCTCCTGGCCGAGGACGACCGGCCCGCCATCCTGGCCGGGTCGAGCATGGGCGGCTACGTGGCCGCGGCCGCGTCCATGCGGGCCCGCGTCCCGGCCGCCTTCCTCCTGGCCCCGGCCTTCTATTTCCCCGGCTACGCGGTGCACGTCTTCCCCAACCTGCCGGGCCGGGTCACCGTGGTCCACGGCTGGAACGACGACGTGGTCCCGGTGGACAACGCCATCCGCTTCGCCAAGACCCACAGGGCCACCCTGCACGTCCTGGCCGACGGGCACCGGCTGGAAGGGTCCACCGAGACCCTGTGCATCCTGTTCGCCCGGTTCCTTGCCCGGACCATGGCCGACCTCGAGGAAGGCGCATGA
- the ychF gene encoding redox-regulated ATPase YchF yields MSLSIGIVGLPNVGKSTLFNALTKAQNAESANYAFCTIEPNKAVVPVPDVRLDVLAGLVKPQRVQNSTVDFVDIAGLVAGASKGEGLGNKFLANIRETQAILHVVRCFDDDDVVHVANSVDPLRDIEIIETELILADVQVLENRIERMEKMLKGDKTLAPKIEAGKQLMAHLDQGLPAATFESDAKALPELLRELRLITAKNVIYCANVDEDGLTEDNGYVESVRGLAQERGAEFVKISARMEEELVGLEDEDYREFLESYGITESGLDQIIRTGFHTLGLISYFTAGEKEVRAWTIHDGDKAPRAAGVIHTDFERGFIRAEVISYDNFVKHGSEAKCRSEGVLRVEGKEYVMKDGDVVHFLFNV; encoded by the coding sequence ATGTCGCTGAGTATAGGTATTGTCGGTCTGCCCAACGTGGGCAAGTCCACGCTGTTCAACGCGCTGACCAAGGCCCAGAACGCCGAGAGCGCGAACTATGCGTTTTGCACCATCGAGCCGAACAAGGCGGTGGTGCCGGTGCCGGATGTCCGGCTGGACGTCCTGGCCGGTCTGGTCAAGCCGCAGCGGGTGCAGAATTCCACCGTGGATTTCGTGGACATCGCGGGCCTGGTGGCGGGCGCGAGCAAGGGCGAGGGATTGGGCAACAAGTTTCTGGCCAATATCCGCGAGACCCAGGCCATCCTGCACGTGGTCCGTTGCTTCGACGATGACGACGTCGTCCACGTGGCCAACTCCGTGGACCCGCTGCGGGACATCGAGATCATCGAGACCGAGCTGATCCTGGCCGACGTGCAGGTGCTCGAGAACCGCATCGAGCGCATGGAAAAGATGCTCAAGGGCGACAAGACCCTGGCCCCGAAGATCGAGGCAGGCAAACAACTCATGGCCCATCTAGACCAGGGGCTGCCCGCCGCCACCTTCGAAAGCGACGCCAAGGCCCTGCCCGAGCTGCTCAGGGAGCTCCGGCTGATCACCGCCAAGAACGTCATCTACTGCGCCAACGTGGACGAGGACGGGCTGACCGAGGACAACGGCTACGTCGAGTCCGTGCGCGGCCTGGCCCAGGAGCGGGGTGCCGAGTTCGTCAAGATCTCCGCGCGCATGGAAGAGGAGCTCGTGGGTCTGGAAGACGAGGATTACCGTGAATTCCTGGAATCCTACGGCATCACCGAGTCCGGCCTGGACCAGATCATCCGCACCGGGTTCCACACCCTCGGGCTGATCAGCTACTTCACCGCCGGCGAAAAGGAGGTCCGCGCCTGGACCATCCACGACGGCGACAAGGCCCCGCGCGCGGCGGGCGTCATCCACACCGACTTCGAACGCGGCTTCATCCGCGCCGAGGTCATCTCCTACGACAACTTCGTCAAGCACGGCTCCGAAGCCAAATGCCGCAGCGAAGGCGTGCTCCGCGTCGAGGGCAAGGAGTACGTCATGAAGGACGGCGACGTGGTCCACTTCCTGTTCAACGTATAA
- a CDS encoding class II fructose-bisphosphate aldolase, which produces MSQDTFKKALAVGRPPNVVKNFPNSQALIVSGKVVDRAMRAKGQCMTIAANGRNIFVIEGALRAAQKASAAIIIEIARSEATYCPTTLWNVARRVDYLCNKLGITVPVAVHADHYFMKKWEDVAEAKAEIPSVFDSGVTSIAIDASHMTDDLNLLGNLAVSPVIPAWAGYETEIGEIKGEFGLSSPVEAKYLIQGLNAHSLCPDWIALNNGTTHGIEASGEGIQVELTAEIHEALKPYGTSGAQHGTSGNDSARLREIAAKTATTKANVATALQMISWGVKVNDFGNAIMDGDKFAKVPGQGVEDALWDEMVAYADANGIKGGNYKKLNLVFERRWLGQSESVRDRMAGAVQDFVYDLLVNVFNAKDTAPIARDLILEAGSYDLGLKAERIEDPAEWTEEKIKAQAAAIDTDKGPHGNFDD; this is translated from the coding sequence ATGTCCCAGGATACATTCAAAAAAGCACTCGCCGTCGGCCGTCCGCCGAACGTCGTCAAAAATTTCCCCAACTCGCAGGCGCTCATCGTCAGCGGCAAGGTCGTGGACCGGGCCATGCGCGCCAAGGGCCAGTGCATGACCATCGCGGCCAACGGCCGGAACATCTTCGTCATCGAGGGCGCGCTCCGGGCCGCCCAAAAGGCCAGCGCCGCCATTATCATCGAGATCGCACGCTCCGAGGCCACCTATTGCCCGACCACTCTGTGGAACGTGGCACGCCGCGTGGACTACCTGTGCAACAAGCTCGGCATCACCGTGCCGGTGGCCGTGCACGCGGACCACTACTTCATGAAGAAATGGGAAGACGTGGCCGAGGCCAAGGCCGAAATCCCCTCCGTGTTCGACTCGGGCGTGACCTCCATCGCCATCGACGCCTCGCACATGACCGACGATCTCAACCTGCTCGGCAACCTGGCCGTGTCTCCGGTCATCCCGGCCTGGGCAGGCTACGAGACCGAGATCGGCGAGATCAAGGGCGAGTTCGGCCTGTCCAGCCCGGTGGAGGCCAAGTATCTCATCCAGGGCCTCAACGCCCACTCCCTGTGCCCGGACTGGATCGCCCTGAACAACGGCACCACCCACGGCATCGAGGCCTCGGGCGAAGGCATCCAGGTGGAACTGACCGCCGAAATCCACGAGGCCCTCAAGCCCTACGGCACCTCCGGCGCCCAGCACGGCACCTCGGGCAACGACTCCGCCCGGCTGCGCGAAATCGCCGCCAAGACCGCCACCACCAAGGCCAACGTGGCCACCGCCCTGCAGATGATCTCCTGGGGCGTCAAGGTCAACGACTTCGGCAACGCCATCATGGACGGCGACAAGTTCGCCAAGGTCCCCGGCCAGGGCGTGGAAGACGCCCTGTGGGACGAGATGGTCGCCTACGCCGACGCCAACGGCATCAAGGGCGGCAACTACAAGAAACTCAACCTCGTCTTCGAACGCCGCTGGCTCGGGCAGAGCGAATCCGTGCGCGACCGCATGGCCGGGGCCGTCCAGGACTTCGTCTACGACCTGCTGGTCAACGTGTTCAACGCCAAGGACACCGCGCCCATCGCCCGCGACCTCATCCTCGAGGCCGGCTCCTACGATCTCGGCCTCAAGGCAGAACGGATCGAAGATCCCGCCGAATGGACCGAAGAAAAAATCAAGGCCCAGGCGGCCGCCATCGACACCGACAAGGGCCCCCACGGCAACTTCGACGACTAG